Below is a genomic region from Methanobacterium sp..
TTGGCCCCATACCTGAGAATTCTTCAGTAGCAGTATAAAAACTTGATATGGCAAATATAACTGCTATTAAACTTATTAACCCTACTACTTTTAACCTTCTTTTAGAAGGGTATCTTTTTGACAGCCAGTTTTCAATGAATTTTAAGCCTAATGGCACCATAAGGGCAATTGGAACAAATGCCAGCTCTATGAACCTGCTTTTATATTGAGAGTCCACAGAAGGCGCCACAGTCAAACTAATTAAAATTACTGTTAGTACCAAATAAGCCCATGATAAAAGTGTTTTTCTACTTATTGCCTTTCTTTCTACATTTATCTTTTCTTTAAGCCCATTATAGAAAATATGTATAGTAACAAGCACTCCTAAAATGAAAGGAACAGTTAAAAATATTACTGGATTGACAAAACTTCCTCCAGTTAAATTGGAACTGCTTGTAGATGAATTATTCAGGAATGAAAGTACAGTAGTGAATTTAGAGAACATATAGGGATATACAGCAAATAAAACTGCTAATCCTCCCATAACTAAAATACTAACTATTCCCAGTATTTTTAAACCTTTCATTTCAACTTTACCTGTTTTATAAGATATTAAAATCCAGTTAAACAGTAAAAGAGAAATAAACAAAATAACTGCAAGTATTCCAGTATAAATATGTGTAAATATGTTACATAGGAGAATCGCAATCGCCAGAGTTCCATATTTTTTCCATTCTTCGGGATTTTCAAGCCACTTAACTGCAAAATATATTAAGAGAAGCAGGAAGAATACACCCACCAAATTTTGCATGAAATCTCCAATCATCTGGAAGTAAAATATGTTTACAGTTATCAGAAATGCACTTAAAAGAGCCGGGATCTTAGATACTATGTCAAGCTTTTCACTAAACATCTCTGTAAGTAAAAATGCAGGAAATGCCATAAGTGACCCAACTAAAGCCATCCCAATTTTTATTCCAAAGAACGAATTTCCGCTCAGTGCTACAAATGGAGTAAGTATATAGTAAACAAGCGGAGGATCATTACTGGCAGGAAGACCTGTTTTAAGTATATT
It encodes:
- a CDS encoding glycosyltransferase family 39 protein, whose translation is MFTNKIKEKWWIIALLGIFIFSFILDMYVLTRYNLSYGMDGPFYDLQVLNILKTGLPASNDPPLVYYILTPFVALSGNSFFGIKIGMALVGSLMAFPAFLLTEMFSEKLDIVSKIPALLSAFLITVNIFYFQMIGDFMQNLVGVFFLLLLIYFAVKWLENPEEWKKYGTLAIAILLCNIFTHIYTGILAVILFISLLLFNWILISYKTGKVEMKGLKILGIVSILVMGGLAVLFAVYPYMFSKFTTVLSFLNNSSTSSSNLTGGSFVNPVIFLTVPFILGVLVTIHIFYNGLKEKINVERKAISRKTLLSWAYLVLTVILISLTVAPSVDSQYKSRFIELAFVPIALMVPLGLKFIENWLSKRYPSKRRLKVVGLISLIAVIFAISSFYTATEEFSGMGPSITSDQYNNLVSLKENLTANNIDTNGIILVDDYHTGYWVEYVLGMQVETGNLSEIQKEYPNRTIYAVTLTQNSQSQLKGSSEYSWNPLLPYSFPFGGWNFGNSFNSIGSQKQFSQNMSGSPPGDLGNATGQNRSGTPPNGLGIRGQNNENSPFNVTGTGPDNVADGGTGPSNGGSSGGMSNQNLNQIISNYGTLIFSGNGFKIYKLS